In the genome of Segatella copri, one region contains:
- a CDS encoding helix-turn-helix domain-containing protein, with protein MKLKAYHSILIFAILVMSAAFSSVSNYRKAQYAIVQDMNKALALTLQENKYQWITPDTIQSYRSHLSIDLLKSTSNLCYVMEDRRRGKNNSQLVNSTNLLSSKEMLLNEHSIQSYANCSMADVLSMSNQRTSLTLTLMAMIWAIASLYYHRRKQPWNHEADMFGTMCYSQDEDSFYNQESGQAIKFTPMQHQLMQLFFNNMHHQLSKQEICDALWPKKPDASETLYTLIRRIKPVIEQNSNLMIESERGKSYRLIIR; from the coding sequence ATGAAACTGAAAGCATATCATTCCATCCTCATCTTCGCCATCCTTGTGATGTCTGCGGCATTCTCCAGCGTGAGCAACTACCGCAAGGCACAGTATGCCATTGTACAAGATATGAACAAAGCTTTGGCTCTGACTCTTCAGGAAAATAAATATCAATGGATTACGCCTGATACCATCCAGAGCTACCGCTCACATCTCAGCATCGACCTGCTGAAGTCGACCAGTAATCTCTGCTATGTGATGGAAGACAGAAGAAGAGGGAAGAACAATTCCCAGTTGGTAAATAGCACCAACCTGCTCAGCAGCAAAGAGATGCTTCTCAACGAGCATTCTATCCAAAGTTATGCTAACTGTTCGATGGCAGATGTTTTGAGTATGAGCAACCAGCGGACATCTTTGACGCTTACTCTCATGGCTATGATTTGGGCTATTGCATCGCTATACTATCATCGCAGAAAACAACCCTGGAATCATGAGGCTGATATGTTCGGCACCATGTGCTATTCTCAAGACGAGGATTCCTTCTACAATCAGGAAAGCGGACAAGCCATCAAGTTTACTCCGATGCAGCACCAGCTGATGCAACTCTTCTTCAACAATATGCATCATCAACTCTCCAAACAGGAGATTTGTGATGCTCTTTGGCCCAAGAAACCGGATGCCAGCGAAACGCTCTATACCTTGATTCGCCGTATCAAACCGGTGATTGAGCAGAATAGCAACCTCATGATTGAATCGGAAAGAGGCAAGTCTTACCGACTGATAATCAGATAA
- a CDS encoding DMT family transporter: MEKKETNTLSIFQHPVWVSLFALTAAISWGWAYPLIKMGMEEYQITADMTGSKMLFAGIRFFISGIIILAIARSSHREFGFKKKAVQENVWFLLLYSLLNTTLHYAFFYFGLSHNAGARSAILNSMSVFTVVILACIFFKSDRMTWRKALGCIIGFLGILALNLGGKESGSFTFLGDGMIILNALCGASASLLTRGLSKRVDVFVGTGYSLSIGGALLLIPALLMGGYLPVISLWGITILLLLIAISTISFALYNKLLSCNPVGKVAIYNSLIPVVGAITSCLCLGETFYWKYLIAGALATAGIYIINKGKK, encoded by the coding sequence ATGGAAAAGAAAGAAACAAATACACTGAGTATATTTCAGCACCCGGTATGGGTAAGCCTGTTCGCCCTTACGGCTGCTATCTCGTGGGGATGGGCTTACCCATTGATCAAAATGGGAATGGAAGAATATCAGATTACGGCAGACATGACCGGAAGCAAGATGCTTTTTGCTGGCATCCGCTTCTTCATCTCCGGCATCATCATCCTTGCCATCGCCAGAAGTTCACACCGTGAATTCGGATTCAAGAAGAAAGCTGTTCAAGAGAATGTCTGGTTCCTTCTCCTCTATTCACTCCTCAACACCACCCTTCATTATGCCTTTTTCTATTTCGGACTCTCGCATAATGCTGGAGCACGTTCGGCGATACTCAATTCGATGAGCGTCTTCACGGTGGTTATCCTTGCCTGCATCTTCTTCAAGAGCGACAGGATGACGTGGCGAAAGGCATTGGGCTGCATCATCGGATTCCTGGGCATCCTTGCCCTGAACCTTGGCGGAAAGGAAAGCGGAAGTTTCACATTCCTGGGCGATGGTATGATTATCCTCAATGCCCTGTGTGGAGCCAGTGCTTCCCTGCTGACCCGAGGATTGAGCAAGAGGGTGGATGTTTTCGTAGGAACCGGTTATTCGCTGAGCATCGGTGGAGCCTTGCTGTTGATTCCTGCATTGTTAATGGGTGGTTATCTGCCAGTCATCAGCCTCTGGGGCATCACGATTCTGCTGCTGCTCATTGCCATCTCAACCATCAGTTTCGCGCTCTACAACAAATTATTGAGCTGCAATCCCGTAGGAAAGGTAGCGATATACAATTCGCTCATCCCCGTAGTAGGAGCCATCACCTCCTGCCTCTGTCTTGGCGAAACCTTCTACTGGAAGTATCTGATAGCAGGCGCATTGGCTACTGCCGGAATTTATATCATCAATAAAGGGAAGAAATAA
- a CDS encoding bifunctional hydroxymethylpyrimidine kinase/phosphomethylpyrimidine kinase, with protein MKAKSNILIISDMCGYGKVSAAVQMPILSYMGLDVFNLPTMLISNTFPYGKYAILECTSYIEEALQKWNELGIHFDAITTGFMASERQAKLVARYCREQAALGTDIYVDPVMGDYGKLYGGASESTVRCMKEMLSVSHLCFPNYTEACLLTDSEYKEEGISEKEAYELIDKLRAIGSHSVLITSCIVEGQHAVIGFNHLTEEYFLLPYEEIPVQFPGTGDIFSSIIVGRLKDGDHLRHATRIAMDTLRNWIDINKDDKDKNRGIPIERHLGDL; from the coding sequence ATGAAAGCGAAAAGTAATATCCTTATTATCAGCGACATGTGTGGCTACGGAAAGGTATCTGCCGCAGTTCAGATGCCTATCCTCTCTTATATGGGACTCGACGTGTTCAATCTACCCACCATGCTCATCAGCAACACCTTCCCATACGGCAAGTACGCCATTCTGGAATGCACTTCGTATATCGAGGAAGCCTTGCAGAAGTGGAACGAACTGGGCATTCACTTCGATGCCATCACCACGGGTTTCATGGCTTCGGAGCGTCAGGCTAAGCTGGTGGCACGCTATTGCAGGGAACAGGCTGCACTGGGCACCGACATCTATGTGGATCCCGTGATGGGCGATTACGGCAAGCTCTATGGTGGAGCCAGTGAGAGTACCGTGAGATGCATGAAGGAGATGCTGAGCGTATCGCATCTCTGTTTTCCCAACTATACCGAGGCTTGCCTGCTGACGGATTCGGAATACAAGGAAGAGGGAATCTCGGAGAAGGAAGCCTATGAACTGATAGATAAACTGAGAGCCATCGGTTCCCACTCCGTGCTCATCACCTCGTGCATCGTAGAGGGTCAGCATGCCGTGATAGGTTTCAATCATCTTACAGAAGAGTATTTTCTCCTGCCCTACGAAGAAATCCCCGTTCAGTTCCCAGGCACCGGCGACATCTTCTCCAGCATCATCGTGGGCAGACTGAAGGATGGCGATCATCTCCGCCATGCCACCCGCATCGCCATGGATACCCTGCGCAACTGGATAGACATCAACAAGGATGACAAGGACAAGAACCGCGGAATTCCGATAGAAAGGCATCTGGGAGACTTGTAG
- a CDS encoding radical SAM protein codes for MSTIIYPSPIFGPVNSRRLGVSLGINLMPSDGKVCSFDCVYCECGFNADFRPKKKRPTREEVREGLEKVLKERHDNNQPLDDITFAGNGEPTGHPDFKGIVEDTMELCKKYFPEAQVSVLSNATYIYKEEVREALMLVDNNILKLDTVDMDYIKKLDRPQQPNYDVKDVIKYLKMFKGHVIIQTMFLRGDGLDNTSEHFVAPWLEAVKDIQPQQVMVYTIARETPDKLLEKAPKEVLDAIKDRVEALGIKCTASY; via the coding sequence ATGTCAACGATTATTTATCCATCACCGATATTCGGTCCGGTAAACTCCCGCCGTCTGGGAGTTTCACTGGGCATCAACCTCATGCCATCTGATGGCAAGGTCTGTTCATTCGACTGCGTTTATTGCGAATGCGGATTCAACGCCGACTTCCGTCCTAAGAAGAAGCGCCCTACCCGCGAGGAGGTAAGAGAAGGATTGGAGAAGGTTCTGAAAGAGCGCCACGATAACAACCAGCCTCTGGATGACATTACCTTCGCAGGAAATGGTGAACCTACGGGACACCCAGACTTTAAGGGAATCGTGGAAGATACGATGGAACTCTGCAAGAAATATTTCCCTGAAGCACAAGTATCCGTACTCAGCAACGCTACCTATATATATAAGGAGGAAGTGAGAGAGGCGCTGATGCTCGTGGATAACAACATCCTGAAACTGGATACCGTGGATATGGATTACATCAAGAAGCTGGACCGCCCTCAGCAGCCTAACTACGACGTGAAGGATGTGATCAAATATCTGAAGATGTTCAAGGGGCACGTCATCATCCAGACCATGTTCCTGAGAGGTGACGGTTTGGACAATACCAGCGAGCATTTCGTAGCTCCTTGGCTGGAGGCAGTGAAAGACATCCAGCCTCAGCAGGTAATGGTTTATACCATCGCCCGCGAAACACCAGACAAGTTGCTGGAAAAGGCGCCAAAGGAAGTTCTCGATGCCATCAAGGACCGTGTAGAGGCACTGGGCATCAAGTGTACAGCCAGCTATTAA
- a CDS encoding sigma-70 family RNA polymerase sigma factor — protein MNRKKDIEQLFRQHYAKMYNLARCILSDDDESKDVVSEVFAQILADDVVLVPGGEEGYLMRSVRNRCLNLIAHKSVKERVAKLLLDDADVILSEETDERLDRLMLLIEDLEPPIRQLIFRLRYLQEKSYQEVADEVGVSKVTVFNHLSKAMDWIKEQFK, from the coding sequence ATGAACAGAAAAAAGGACATAGAACAGTTATTCCGTCAGCATTACGCGAAGATGTACAATCTGGCCAGATGCATTCTTTCGGATGATGACGAGAGCAAGGATGTGGTGAGCGAAGTATTCGCCCAGATTCTTGCCGATGATGTGGTTCTGGTGCCTGGGGGTGAGGAAGGTTATCTGATGCGGAGCGTCCGCAACCGCTGTCTCAACCTGATAGCTCATAAGAGCGTGAAGGAAAGGGTGGCGAAGCTGCTGCTGGATGATGCCGACGTGATTCTCTCAGAAGAGACCGATGAACGGCTCGACCGGCTGATGCTTCTCATCGAAGACCTGGAACCGCCTATCCGGCAACTCATTTTCCGCCTGCGCTATCTTCAAGAGAAATCTTATCAGGAGGTGGCTGATGAAGTGGGAGTGAGCAAGGTGACGGTATTCAACCATCTCTCGAAGGCGATGGACTGGATTAAGGAACAATTTAAATGA
- a CDS encoding DUF4974 domain-containing protein: MSKDEKRMMLFDMQEHPEKYTDEQVERLLADEEVKEFFHELAMARMAGKKANPKEVDVDGAWKEFVQAHHEDKLAMDAGKSKGAYRNRMKIAASIVGIIFLSGVALAAIHNGWLWFPASGQTADNKAATEQKATPQALPNDSLRAATAEKKDSLDMKPVVFDDAELGTILAQLSGFYHVKVEYVDAGAQHIRLFFNWNKTKTLEQNLEILNAFDRIQIEYIDGTLLVK; the protein is encoded by the coding sequence ATGAGTAAAGACGAAAAGCGGATGATGCTCTTTGACATGCAGGAGCATCCCGAGAAATATACCGACGAGCAGGTGGAACGCCTGCTTGCCGATGAGGAAGTGAAGGAGTTTTTCCATGAACTGGCGATGGCGAGAATGGCTGGCAAGAAAGCCAATCCGAAGGAGGTGGATGTGGATGGGGCTTGGAAGGAATTTGTTCAGGCACATCACGAGGATAAGTTGGCGATGGATGCCGGCAAATCTAAGGGCGCTTATCGCAACCGGATGAAGATTGCCGCATCCATCGTCGGCATCATCTTCCTTTCGGGGGTAGCCTTGGCTGCGATTCACAATGGCTGGTTGTGGTTCCCGGCTTCTGGTCAGACAGCGGATAACAAGGCTGCGACAGAACAGAAGGCAACACCCCAGGCGTTGCCGAATGACAGTCTTCGTGCTGCAACAGCAGAGAAGAAGGATTCGCTTGATATGAAACCCGTGGTGTTTGATGATGCCGAATTGGGAACCATTCTGGCTCAGTTATCCGGTTTCTATCATGTCAAGGTGGAGTATGTGGATGCCGGTGCCCAGCACATCCGTCTCTTCTTCAACTGGAACAAGACGAAGACTTTGGAGCAGAACCTGGAGATTTTGAATGCTTTCGACCGCATACAGATAGAGTATATTGACGGTACATTGTTGGTGAAATAA
- a CDS encoding outer membrane beta-barrel protein: MRDFWKPMPVSGKLIRELLLLFLLLLVQQSYAQRITRQYNNVSFSAALKDLNARQHKYTINFVYDELEDFRVTKSIRNQSVPDAIMQLIGFYPIRMTQVEDNIMVECTQKTPTKMIGRIIDNKNRPIDFANVALLNVRDSSLINGGVTNENGQFVIPCEATKAIVRVSCVGYITTSNTYNIGKIGTITLKEATMNLQKIVVKGHRQPFRMTSEGLVAQVEGTSLEKMGSAEDVLKHLPRVMQKNGDIEVLGKGKPLIYIDNKKIKGTVDLDRLSSSDIKHVEVITEPGAEYDATYQSVIRIKTTRKKGEGLGLTYRQVYQRNHQDNHREVLDLNYRYRGLDIFSNLYGGLSQGYQNQYNDNRLYGKTLMNINEDLIIKNKSYYTSGSLGFNYVFNDRHSVGATYEVNINPYSQGGWNSLMDVWKNGSKTESYTNDMYCRFKSRPTQDITAYYAGQIGKVSIEWNGEIYLRKTGQTQYSEETGIEGGDSRTIKSDFTADSWMYASKLVLSFPVWKGTLKIGNEFTESCRANLYTIDEQGTDLPGKTDDQVKESNLAAFVSYGLRLNKVELNAGLRYEHVSSNYYNTGGDYWSEENKDYFVPDQSRKYDHFFPNVSLTFPIGNVKMNMVYKVTVSRPSYSQLSSNVQYNSRYYYQGGNPLLKSTFEHGIGINLGYKWFQFFANWRYLVDPCYQVIEPYHDKELISMYTFRNLNHTQVCYVGLTASPTIGWWHPTLDAGIRKQFLTIGGKAYSKPIFIGSFNNAFSLPCGWTLNLDMSWNTQGHSALPLYMAQGGVDVSLRRSFLHDRLNVILSGNDLFATMRNSTRLVYGTSDIYTRKYTDTRMIMCSFSYKFNVSRSKYKGTGAGNAEKNRL; the protein is encoded by the coding sequence ATGAGAGATTTTTGGAAACCAATGCCCGTTAGCGGCAAGCTTATCAGAGAGCTTCTTCTTCTCTTCCTGTTGCTTTTGGTTCAGCAGTCTTATGCCCAGCGCATCACCCGACAATATAATAATGTGTCGTTCTCTGCGGCGTTGAAGGATTTGAACGCCCGCCAGCATAAGTACACCATCAACTTTGTGTATGATGAGCTGGAGGATTTCAGGGTGACCAAGAGCATCAGAAACCAGAGTGTTCCCGATGCCATCATGCAGCTGATAGGATTCTATCCCATCAGGATGACGCAGGTGGAGGATAATATCATGGTGGAGTGTACGCAGAAGACTCCCACCAAGATGATAGGCCGTATCATCGACAATAAGAATCGCCCTATAGATTTCGCCAATGTAGCCCTGCTGAATGTTCGTGATTCTTCATTGATAAATGGTGGCGTGACAAATGAGAACGGCCAGTTCGTGATTCCCTGCGAAGCCACAAAGGCGATAGTAAGAGTAAGTTGCGTGGGCTATATTACGACAAGCAATACATATAATATAGGTAAGATAGGGACAATAACTCTGAAAGAGGCAACAATGAACCTGCAGAAAATTGTAGTGAAAGGACATCGACAGCCTTTCAGAATGACTTCTGAAGGATTGGTGGCTCAGGTAGAAGGAACCTCCTTGGAGAAAATGGGCTCGGCAGAAGATGTTTTGAAACATCTTCCGAGAGTGATGCAGAAGAACGGTGATATAGAAGTCTTGGGAAAAGGTAAACCTTTGATTTATATCGATAACAAGAAAATCAAGGGAACCGTTGATCTCGACAGATTGAGTTCTTCTGACATCAAACATGTAGAGGTGATAACCGAGCCGGGTGCAGAATACGATGCAACCTATCAGTCTGTCATCAGAATCAAGACGACAAGAAAAAAGGGAGAAGGTTTGGGATTGACTTATCGGCAGGTCTATCAGCGCAATCATCAGGACAATCATCGTGAAGTCCTAGATTTGAATTATCGCTATCGGGGATTGGATATCTTCTCCAATTTGTATGGCGGTTTGTCTCAGGGCTATCAGAATCAGTATAATGATAACAGACTCTACGGCAAGACGCTCATGAATATCAACGAAGACTTGATAATCAAAAACAAGAGTTACTATACCAGTGGAAGTCTTGGCTTTAATTATGTTTTCAATGATAGGCATTCCGTGGGTGCTACTTACGAGGTGAACATCAATCCTTATAGTCAGGGTGGATGGAATTCGCTGATGGATGTCTGGAAGAATGGTTCCAAGACAGAAAGCTATACAAATGATATGTATTGCCGTTTCAAAAGCCGACCTACGCAAGATATTACGGCTTATTATGCCGGACAGATAGGAAAGGTGAGCATAGAATGGAATGGGGAAATATATCTTCGTAAAACAGGACAGACTCAATATTCTGAAGAAACAGGAATTGAGGGCGGAGATTCTCGTACGATAAAATCTGATTTCACGGCTGATAGTTGGATGTATGCATCTAAGCTGGTACTGAGCTTTCCGGTATGGAAAGGTACCCTGAAGATTGGTAATGAGTTTACCGAAAGTTGCCGTGCCAATCTTTATACTATAGATGAACAGGGAACTGACTTGCCAGGCAAGACGGATGACCAGGTGAAGGAAAGTAATCTTGCAGCCTTTGTTTCTTATGGATTGAGACTAAACAAGGTAGAACTGAATGCTGGCCTCAGATACGAACATGTTTCTTCCAATTACTATAATACAGGTGGTGATTATTGGAGCGAGGAGAATAAGGATTATTTCGTACCCGACCAGAGTCGTAAGTACGACCATTTCTTTCCGAATGTGTCCTTGACCTTTCCTATCGGGAATGTGAAAATGAATATGGTTTATAAGGTGACGGTGAGTCGTCCTTCCTATAGTCAGTTAAGTAGTAACGTGCAATATAATAGTCGCTATTATTATCAGGGTGGAAATCCATTGCTCAAGTCAACCTTCGAACATGGCATAGGGATTAATCTGGGATATAAATGGTTCCAGTTTTTTGCCAACTGGCGTTATCTTGTAGATCCTTGCTATCAGGTGATAGAACCGTATCATGACAAAGAGTTAATCAGTATGTACACCTTTCGTAATTTGAATCATACTCAGGTTTGTTACGTGGGACTGACGGCATCGCCGACGATAGGATGGTGGCATCCTACGTTGGACGCTGGTATTAGAAAGCAGTTCCTGACGATTGGTGGTAAGGCGTACAGCAAACCGATATTCATCGGCTCTTTCAATAATGCGTTTTCGCTACCATGCGGTTGGACGCTTAATCTTGATATGAGTTGGAACACGCAGGGCCATTCTGCACTTCCGCTTTATATGGCACAAGGAGGAGTGGACGTCTCTTTGCGTAGAAGTTTTCTTCACGACCGCCTGAATGTCATTTTGTCGGGCAATGACCTCTTTGCGACGATGCGCAATTCCACAAGATTGGTATATGGTACCAGCGATATCTATACCAGAAAATATACCGATACCCGAATGATTATGTGTTCATTCAGCTATAAGTTTAATGTTAGTAGAAGCAAGTATAAGGGTACGGGTGCCGGTAATGCAGAAAAGAACAGATTATAA
- a CDS encoding type II toxin-antitoxin system HicA family toxin, whose amino-acid sequence MKYSELYRKLKKAGCFLLHHGGRHDIWFNPATGKSAVVPRHGTGEVPQGTLKSIYQELGL is encoded by the coding sequence ATGAAATACAGCGAGCTGTATCGGAAGTTAAAGAAAGCGGGATGCTTTCTACTTCATCATGGAGGCCGACACGACATCTGGTTCAACCCTGCCACTGGGAAGAGCGCAGTCGTTCCTCGGCATGGAACTGGAGAGGTGCCGCAAGGCACTCTCAAATCTATCTATCAAGAACTTGGGCTTTAG
- a CDS encoding pilus assembly protein HicB, translating to MARKVTVVVESGKDLYSCFMTGTDDLTFGLIGDGKTAKAAMEDFLIADKEMRAFYEKEGKEYPDLEFHFVFDVGAFFNYYPLSISAFAKYIGMNASLLRQYAAGIKSPQGKSLEKIRQGIAKIKEDIDTGLLIDKPVLQYV from the coding sequence ATGGCAAGGAAAGTTACCGTTGTTGTGGAGTCTGGCAAGGATTTATATTCTTGCTTTATGACTGGGACCGATGACTTGACGTTTGGTCTCATTGGTGATGGCAAGACCGCAAAGGCTGCCATGGAGGATTTTCTTATAGCAGATAAGGAGATGAGGGCGTTCTACGAGAAGGAGGGCAAGGAATATCCAGACTTGGAGTTTCACTTCGTCTTCGATGTAGGGGCATTCTTCAACTACTATCCGCTCAGCATCTCGGCGTTTGCCAAATATATCGGCATGAACGCTTCCCTTTTGCGACAGTATGCGGCTGGCATCAAGTCGCCGCAAGGCAAGAGTCTGGAGAAAATTCGCCAAGGCATTGCAAAGATCAAGGAAGATATAGACACTGGACTCTTGATAGATAAGCCAGTTCTACAGTACGTTTAA
- a CDS encoding carboxypeptidase-like regulatory domain-containing protein, whose product MKKWIMICACVAVFQTILAQRITRQYNNVSFSAALKDLNARQHKYTINFVYDELEDFRVTKSIRNQSVPDAIMQLIGFYPIRMTQVEDNIMVECTQKTPTKMIGRIIDNKNRPIDFANVALLNVRDSSLINGGVTNENGQFEIPCEARKAVRPRTKLTHGGFQTQVQGTLLSDVGMVSDLLKQMKYIHRSGFSDSLLFLRTVFFLELA is encoded by the coding sequence ATGAAAAAATGGATTATGATTTGTGCTTGTGTGGCTGTTTTTCAAACCATATTAGCCCAGCGCATCACCCGACAATATAATAATGTGTCGTTCTCTGCGGCGTTGAAGGATTTGAACGCCCGCCAGCATAAGTACACCATCAACTTCGTGTATGATGAACTGGAGGATTTCAGGGTAACCAAGAGCATCCGCAACCAGAGTGTTCCCGATGCCATCATGCAGCTGATAGGATTTTATCCCATCAGGATGACGCAGGTGGAGGATAATATCATGGTGGAGTGTACGCAGAAGACTCCCACCAAGATGATAGGCCGTATCATCGACAATAAGAATCGCCCCATAGATTTCGCCAATGTAGCCCTGCTGAATGTTCGTGATTCTTCATTGATTAATGGTGGTGTGACGAATGAGAACGGCCAGTTCGAGATTCCCTGCGAGGCGAGAAAGGCGGTTCGCCCTCGTACCAAGTTGACCCATGGTGGATTCCAGACCCAGGTTCAGGGTACATTGTTGAGCGATGTAGGTATGGTTTCCGACTTATTGAAACAGATGAAGTACATTCACCGTTCCGGCTTTTCAGATTCACTTCTTTTTCTTCGTACAGTGTTCTTTCTCGAACTGGCGTAG
- a CDS encoding Type 1 glutamine amidotransferase-like domain-containing protein yields MKRLFLCSSFADVANLFVDCAKEDLQGKIIAFIPTASLTEPIRFYVKKGKKALEEAGMIVEEVEITQLSKEEISSILHKCDYIYITGGNTFFLLQELKRKGVDKIISKQVKLGKLYIGESAGAIIASPDAEYMRSVNFDPIEKAPELKDCTSLDLVDFYTIPHYGNFPFKKKGEKIVQLYNEKLQLIPISNKQAIIIEDSNIQIKDAK; encoded by the coding sequence ATGAAAAGATTATTTTTATGCTCATCATTTGCTGATGTTGCTAATCTATTTGTCGATTGTGCCAAAGAAGATTTGCAAGGGAAAATTATAGCTTTTATACCAACTGCAAGCCTTACAGAACCAATACGATTCTATGTAAAAAAGGGGAAAAAGGCTTTAGAAGAAGCAGGAATGATTGTTGAAGAAGTCGAGATTACCCAACTGTCCAAAGAGGAAATATCTTCTATATTACATAAATGCGATTATATCTACATAACAGGTGGAAATACATTTTTCCTTTTGCAAGAGTTAAAAAGAAAAGGTGTTGATAAAATTATATCTAAACAAGTGAAATTGGGTAAACTGTATATTGGGGAATCTGCCGGAGCAATAATAGCCTCTCCCGATGCAGAATATATGAGAAGTGTGAATTTTGATCCAATAGAAAAGGCTCCTGAATTGAAAGACTGTACTTCTTTAGATTTGGTCGATTTTTATACGATTCCCCATTATGGAAATTTTCCATTCAAGAAAAAAGGTGAAAAGATAGTTCAACTATATAATGAGAAGTTGCAGCTTATTCCTATAAGTAATAAACAAGCTATTATTATTGAAGATTCAAATATTCAAATTAAAGATGCAAAATGA